Proteins encoded within one genomic window of Gallus gallus isolate bGalGal1 chromosome 1, bGalGal1.mat.broiler.GRCg7b, whole genome shotgun sequence:
- the RASL11A gene encoding ras-like protein family member 11A — protein MRLPGMSQPFLLSPIAECSPGPPGAELRLAVLGARGVGKSALIVRFLTKRFIGDYEPNTGSLYSRLVRLDGEQVAVHIQDTPGCLQVQEDCVQALDALSRCMKWAEGFLVVYSITDPGSYQAVRPLHQHIRQLHPDARIPIVVVGNKADLLHARQVQAKEGLQLANELGSLFLEISTSESSQGVCEVFQYLCREVSKLQHAERRRPAIIPRPRSPNMQDLKRRFKQALSPRVK, from the exons ATGCGCCTGCCGGGCATGTCCCAGCCCTTCCTGCTATCGCCCATCGCCGAGTGCTCCCCGGGGCCGCCCGGCGCCGAGCTGCGGCTGGCGGTGCTGGGGGCCCGCGGCGTCGGCAAGAGCG CGCTGATCGTGCGGTTCCTGACCAAGCGCTTCATCGGGGACTACGAGCCCAACACGGGCAGCCTGTACTCTCGCCTGGTGCGGCTGGACGGGGAGCAGGTGGCCGTGCACATCCAGGACACGCCGGGGTGCCTCCAG GTGCAGGAGGACTGCGTGCAGGCATTGGACGCGCTGTCGAGGTGCATGAAGTGGGCAGAGGGCTTCCTCGTGGTCTACTCCATCACGGACCCCGGCAGCTACCAGGCGGTCCGGCCCCTCCACCAGCACATCCGCCAGCTCCACCCCGACGCCCGGATCCCCATCGTCGTGGTGGGGAACAAAGCGGATCTCCTCCACGCCAGGCAGGTGCAGGCCAAAGAGGGGCTGCAGTTGGCCAACGAactgggcagcctcttcctgGAGATCTCCACCAGCGAGAGCTCGCAGGGCGTCTGCGAGGTGTTCCAGTACCTGTGCCGGGAGGTCAGCAAGCTGCAGCACGCCGAGCGCCGCCGCCCTGCCATCATCCCACGGCCACGCTCCCCCAACATGCAGGACCTGAAGAGACGCTTCAAGCAGGCGCTGTCGCCCAGAGTCAAatag
- the RPL21 gene encoding 60S ribosomal protein L21 isoform X1 codes for MTNTKGKRRGTRYMFSRPFRKHGVVPLATYMRIYKKGDIVDIKGMGTVQQGMPHKCYHGKTGRVYNVTQHAVGVIVNKKVKGKILAKRINVRIEHIKHSKSRDSFLQRVKENEKKKKEAKEKGIWVQLKRQPAPPREAHFVRTNGKDPELLEPIPYEFMA; via the exons ATGACGAAcacaaagggaaagaggaggggAACTCGTTATATGTTCTCGAGGCCCTTTCGCAAACATG GAGTTGTCCCTCTGGCTACCTATATGCGCATCTACAAGAAAGGCGATATAGTTGATATCAAG GGTATGGGTACAGTTCAACAAGGTATGCCTCACAAGTGTTACCATGGCAAGACTGGAAGGGTGTATAATGTTACTCAACACGCTGTGGGTGTTATTGTTAACAAGAAGGTTAA GGGTAAGATTCTTGCCAAGAGAATTAATGTGCGTATTGAGCATATTAAACATTCCAAGAGCAGAGACAGCTTTTTGCAGCGTGTgaaggagaatgaaaagaagaaaaaggaagcaaaagaaaaaggcatttggGTTCAACTGAAACGTCAG CCTGCTCCACCAAGAGAAGCACACTTTGTGAGGACTAACGGGAAGGATCCGGAGCTGCTGGAGCCAATTCCCTATGAATTCATGGCGTAA
- the RPL21 gene encoding 60S ribosomal protein L21 isoform X2 codes for MTNTKGKRRGTRYMFSRPFRKHGVVPLATYMRIYKKGDIVDIKGMGTVQQGMPHKCYHGKTGRVYNVTQHAVGVIVNKKVKGKILAKRINVRIEHIKHSKSRDSFLQRVKENEKKKKEAKEKGIWVQLKRQEVPPSFRVE; via the exons ATGACGAAcacaaagggaaagaggaggggAACTCGTTATATGTTCTCGAGGCCCTTTCGCAAACATG GAGTTGTCCCTCTGGCTACCTATATGCGCATCTACAAGAAAGGCGATATAGTTGATATCAAG GGTATGGGTACAGTTCAACAAGGTATGCCTCACAAGTGTTACCATGGCAAGACTGGAAGGGTGTATAATGTTACTCAACACGCTGTGGGTGTTATTGTTAACAAGAAGGTTAA GGGTAAGATTCTTGCCAAGAGAATTAATGTGCGTATTGAGCATATTAAACATTCCAAGAGCAGAGACAGCTTTTTGCAGCGTGTgaaggagaatgaaaagaagaaaaaggaagcaaaagaaaaaggcatttggGTTCAACTGAAACGTCAG GAGGTTCCTCCTTCTTTTAGAGTAGAGTGA